The Paracoccus sediminicola genome has a segment encoding these proteins:
- a CDS encoding response regulator, giving the protein MDKPRVIGARRVMICTADTALTERIGKALSGRGFTATSAADADSVLFQLNVAPPDAMLCDQSLPGHEGMALTQMIRRERPDLADMPIIVMSDFGEPADIVAGKMAGADDYLAKPLDTELLAASLESQLRLVSRLRAMQAAATIPTRGAPQLSAFHALLDRLAFGVVLYDLHGQPIFMNLIARQLSRANVAKIRVWVSRLAAQSVREPMLPDEHVLDFRMIPVGASRGNSAQHLFVATLDLSESKDATTIFAATIFASSHVGLLGSELVSDAIGLTPTESRLAGHLAEGLRLDQIGETMGIAKPTVNYHLRNIYQKSGASRQPELINMLRAVHLVGPASGETTSRA; this is encoded by the coding sequence ATGGATAAACCCCGGGTCATAGGTGCGCGGCGGGTGATGATCTGCACCGCCGACACCGCTCTGACCGAGAGGATCGGCAAGGCGCTGTCCGGACGCGGCTTTACAGCAACGAGCGCCGCCGATGCCGACAGCGTGTTGTTCCAGCTGAACGTTGCGCCGCCTGACGCGATGCTGTGTGACCAGTCCCTGCCGGGGCACGAGGGCATGGCGCTGACCCAGATGATCCGGCGAGAGCGCCCGGATCTCGCGGATATGCCCATCATCGTCATGTCCGATTTCGGAGAGCCTGCGGATATCGTCGCCGGCAAGATGGCGGGTGCGGATGATTATCTGGCAAAGCCGCTCGACACCGAGCTGCTTGCCGCCTCGCTCGAATCTCAGCTCAGGCTGGTGTCACGGTTGCGGGCGATGCAGGCCGCGGCGACCATCCCGACTCGCGGCGCGCCGCAACTTTCGGCATTTCACGCATTACTCGACCGGCTTGCCTTTGGGGTGGTGCTGTATGATCTGCACGGACAGCCGATTTTTATGAATCTTATCGCCCGTCAACTGTCGCGGGCAAACGTCGCGAAAATCCGGGTCTGGGTGTCTCGTCTGGCCGCGCAATCGGTGCGCGAGCCAATGCTACCCGACGAGCATGTTCTGGATTTCCGCATGATCCCCGTGGGTGCCTCACGCGGTAATTCCGCTCAGCATCTCTTCGTGGCGACGCTCGATCTGTCGGAAAGCAAAGATGCGACCACGATTTTCGCGGCCACGATCTTCGCGTCATCTCATGTCGGCTTGCTGGGAAGCGAACTGGTCTCTGACGCAATCGGGCTGACGCCAACCGAATCGCGTTTGGCGGGTCATCTGGCTGAAGGATTGCGGCTCGATCAGATCGGCGAGACGATGGGGATCGCCAAGCCGACGGTGAATTATCACCTGCGCAACATCTATCAGAAAAGCGGTGCGTCCCGGCAACCGGAACTGATCAACATGCTGCGCGCCGTGCATCTTGTCGGGCCGGCCTCGGGCGAGACCACCTCACGTGCCTGA
- a CDS encoding DegT/DnrJ/EryC1/StrS family aminotransferase — protein sequence MSMQRDETWPVFDDEQIAAVTELLRSGKVNAWTGPDVRAFEAEFAEHTGTAHAIAMANGSVTLDAALQALDLQSGDEVIVTPRSFVVSASCVLHAGGRPVFADVDRNTQNITPETIAPLITERTKGIIPVHLAGWPCDMAGIMTLAETHGIWVIEDCAQAHGARIGDRPVGGFGTLGSYSFCQDKIMSTGGEGGMIVTDDEALYDRIWSLKDHGKDRSLVFAPDPPPGFRWLHANGTGTNLRMTGPSAAIGRVQLRRLPEWRAARARNAQRLASILSEASSLRIPVPPDNVTHAWYRFYAFVRHDRLAKGWDRDRILQASAAQGLPVFSGSCSEIYREEIFSDPDHHPVAPLPVAQELGETSLAFLVDPTWRDEELDHVGNTLLEILSDAAV from the coding sequence ATGAGCATGCAACGCGACGAAACATGGCCGGTCTTCGACGATGAACAGATCGCGGCAGTGACAGAGCTTCTACGTTCGGGAAAGGTCAACGCCTGGACCGGCCCCGATGTTCGTGCGTTCGAGGCTGAATTTGCAGAACACACCGGGACCGCCCATGCGATTGCCATGGCCAATGGATCGGTGACGCTGGATGCGGCGCTGCAGGCGCTCGACCTGCAATCGGGTGATGAGGTCATCGTCACACCCCGTAGCTTCGTCGTCTCGGCGAGCTGTGTGCTGCATGCCGGCGGGCGACCCGTCTTTGCCGACGTCGACCGCAATACGCAAAACATTACGCCCGAAACCATTGCGCCCCTGATTACTGAACGGACGAAGGGAATCATTCCCGTGCATCTGGCCGGCTGGCCCTGTGACATGGCGGGAATCATGACGCTTGCGGAAACCCACGGCATATGGGTGATCGAGGATTGCGCGCAGGCCCATGGTGCGCGGATCGGGGATCGGCCCGTTGGCGGTTTCGGAACACTCGGCTCCTATTCCTTCTGTCAGGACAAGATCATGTCCACCGGCGGCGAGGGAGGCATGATCGTGACCGACGACGAAGCGCTTTACGACAGGATCTGGAGCCTCAAGGATCACGGCAAGGACCGCTCTCTGGTGTTCGCGCCGGACCCGCCGCCGGGCTTTCGCTGGTTGCACGCCAATGGCACCGGCACAAATCTGCGGATGACCGGCCCATCGGCGGCAATCGGGCGTGTGCAGCTTCGCAGACTGCCCGAATGGCGGGCGGCGCGGGCACGCAATGCGCAGCGGCTGGCCTCGATCCTGAGCGAAGCGTCGTCACTGCGGATTCCGGTGCCACCCGATAATGTGACCCACGCCTGGTATCGCTTCTATGCGTTTGTCCGGCACGATCGCCTTGCAAAAGGCTGGGACCGCGACCGCATTCTTCAAGCGTCGGCGGCGCAGGGTCTGCCGGTGTTTTCCGGCAGCTGTTCAGAGATCTACCGTGAAGAGATTTTCTCCGATCCGGACCATCACCCGGTGGCCCCACTGCCAGTCGCGCAGGAGCTTGGCGAAACCAGCCTCGCCTTTCTGGTCGACCCCACATGGCGCGATGAAGAGCTCGATCATGTCGGCAACACGCTGCTCGAGATTCTCTCGGATGCGGCGGTCTAG
- a CDS encoding PIG-L deacetylase family protein codes for MSDALKNYGPVLVIAPHPDDEILGVGGTMARLSDAGAELHVAIVTTGRAPRFPEDQVAKVRAEAKAAHDSLGVTQTHYLDCPAAELGEYAHTELNRAISAVVQQVDPRTIFAPHPGDIHLDHQLSFLSALVASRPHQPRYPARIFAYETLSETNWNAPYLTPGFLPNLFIDISDTLQRKLDAFAMFESQQKPAPHERSVEALKALATLRGATVHRHAAEGFVTIRMVE; via the coding sequence ATGAGCGACGCGCTGAAAAACTACGGTCCGGTGCTGGTCATCGCGCCGCATCCTGATGACGAAATTCTCGGCGTCGGCGGCACCATGGCCCGGCTGTCCGACGCCGGGGCCGAGCTTCATGTTGCCATCGTCACAACCGGACGCGCTCCGCGTTTTCCCGAAGATCAGGTCGCGAAAGTCCGTGCCGAGGCGAAGGCCGCGCATGATTCGCTTGGCGTGACACAGACGCATTATCTCGACTGCCCTGCGGCAGAGCTTGGCGAGTATGCCCATACCGAGCTGAACCGTGCCATCTCTGCGGTGGTGCAGCAGGTCGACCCGCGCACGATTTTCGCGCCGCATCCAGGCGATATCCACCTGGACCACCAGCTCAGCTTTCTTTCGGCCCTTGTGGCGTCCCGGCCCCATCAGCCACGCTATCCGGCCCGGATCTTCGCCTATGAGACATTGTCAGAAACGAATTGGAACGCGCCCTATCTGACGCCCGGCTTTCTGCCGAATCTTTTCATCGACATCTCCGACACGTTACAGCGCAAGCTCGACGCATTCGCTATGTTCGAAAGCCAGCAGAAGCCTGCACCGCATGAACGCTCGGTCGAGGCGCTGAAGGCTCTGGCGACCCTTCGGGGGGCGACAGTGCACCGCCATGCGGCGGAAGGTTTCGTCACGATCAGGATGGTGGAATGA
- a CDS encoding O-antigen ligase family protein: protein MRRLALATGASDAITAPKESFWRADLILVGITVFLSPMNYFRADFAYITLGDIFALLTCSIMFMRGLLPLHPLGRATAGWLISVLMLASGLLLGSAMNGDLLTGIIVVGQYCFSLILLPLIVMQRSRDEVVLLVKIFVLSMVVVMVHGAWAVSYTPEDLRFVSRNGRLAGLVERENATAALAAVAITFTLWLYFISELRSWLLPLIMVPLVWGLLLTGSNSGFLLTAIGISFLTLFSGALRVWIGMTIGTALFMFAIYQWGELFLPEVFMERVFGALESGDVSEAGTFEDRLELMREAFSLTRNTIFLGLGADQYRTVSIFGAPVHNVYLLLLAEGGLISLLGHLGLQVTSVFIAWPVWLSRGTRWFGVLTITATIMLAFSQMGITHYYARFWVMPWLLAIAASVAVMREEEESA from the coding sequence TTGAGACGATTGGCCCTAGCGACAGGCGCGTCCGACGCGATCACCGCGCCGAAGGAAAGCTTCTGGCGCGCCGACCTGATTCTGGTCGGGATCACGGTGTTCCTGTCCCCGATGAACTATTTTCGGGCAGATTTCGCCTATATCACGCTCGGTGACATCTTTGCGCTGCTGACCTGTTCGATCATGTTCATGCGCGGGCTGCTGCCGCTGCATCCGTTGGGCCGAGCGACTGCGGGATGGCTCATCAGCGTGCTGATGCTGGCCTCGGGCCTTCTGCTCGGCTCCGCCATGAACGGCGATCTGCTGACGGGTATCATCGTTGTCGGTCAGTATTGCTTTTCGCTGATCCTGCTTCCGCTGATCGTCATGCAGCGCAGCCGCGACGAGGTGGTGTTGCTGGTTAAGATCTTCGTCCTCTCGATGGTCGTGGTCATGGTCCACGGGGCCTGGGCCGTCAGCTATACCCCCGAAGATCTGCGCTTCGTCAGCCGGAATGGCCGTCTCGCAGGGCTTGTCGAGCGCGAGAACGCGACGGCTGCGCTTGCGGCGGTCGCGATCACCTTTACCCTCTGGCTTTACTTTATCAGCGAGCTACGGTCGTGGCTGCTGCCGCTTATCATGGTCCCGCTTGTATGGGGCCTGCTTCTGACCGGATCGAATTCCGGCTTTCTGCTGACCGCGATCGGCATCTCTTTCCTGACGCTGTTCAGCGGCGCGCTTCGGGTGTGGATCGGCATGACGATCGGCACTGCGCTGTTCATGTTCGCCATCTATCAATGGGGCGAGCTGTTCCTGCCTGAGGTTTTCATGGAACGCGTCTTCGGTGCGCTTGAAAGCGGCGATGTCAGCGAGGCAGGCACATTCGAGGACAGGCTGGAGCTCATGCGCGAAGCCTTCAGCCTGACCCGAAACACGATCTTTCTCGGGCTCGGGGCGGACCAGTATCGGACCGTCAGCATCTTCGGGGCGCCGGTCCACAATGTCTATCTGCTGTTGCTGGCCGAGGGCGGGCTGATCAGCCTGCTGGGCCATCTCGGGCTTCAGGTCACCAGCGTGTTCATTGCCTGGCCGGTCTGGCTGTCGCGCGGCACTCGCTGGTTCGGCGTCCTTACCATCACGGCCACGATCATGCTCGCC
- a CDS encoding glycosyltransferase family 4 protein, whose translation MPPITILYPFAGDTGLGGSHVSVLSLITGLDPDRYRAKILLHRQPGIVGEYIGDLGLSFEVAEDLPLMRTPNYPRDGDVGVARYLMSLSRQMVREIRRLDPQIVHTNEGRIHTNWVIPTRMAGRKHLWHHRQDPRAFGINKLAPLFTNQIVSVSHFSHPARPVRPVEGRFTVVRSPFDFSSDIPDKEESRSKLLSELGLPEETLLLGWFGTLVDRKKPVRFVEAVAEIARAMPGRPVHGLLFGSVDEADPTQKQLCLSRAAELGITENIHMMGFRHPLAGYMAAVDIYLVTAINEPFGRTLIESMHLGTPVIATAHGGNPEAIVDGKNGFLVEAENPAAFVGPTLRLASDPQLYDRIVRTARNEAHQKYGRERHISQMTEIYDKLARRSGT comes from the coding sequence ATGCCGCCCATCACGATACTGTATCCCTTTGCTGGCGACACCGGGCTTGGGGGAAGTCACGTCTCTGTGCTCAGCCTGATTACCGGACTCGACCCGGATAGATACCGCGCCAAGATCCTCCTTCATCGCCAGCCCGGCATCGTTGGCGAGTATATCGGCGATCTCGGACTCTCTTTCGAGGTTGCCGAGGACCTGCCCCTGATGCGCACACCGAATTATCCGCGTGACGGAGATGTGGGCGTCGCGCGCTATCTGATGTCTCTGTCACGTCAGATGGTCCGGGAGATCCGGCGCCTCGACCCGCAGATCGTGCACACGAATGAAGGGCGCATCCACACGAACTGGGTGATTCCGACCCGCATGGCCGGGCGCAAACATCTCTGGCATCATCGTCAGGATCCGCGCGCATTCGGCATCAACAAACTCGCGCCCCTGTTCACCAATCAGATCGTCAGCGTATCCCACTTCTCGCACCCGGCAAGGCCGGTGCGCCCGGTCGAGGGACGGTTTACGGTCGTGCGGAGCCCCTTCGACTTCAGCTCTGACATCCCCGACAAGGAAGAATCCCGCAGCAAGCTGTTATCCGAGCTGGGCCTGCCAGAGGAAACGCTTCTGCTCGGCTGGTTCGGAACATTGGTCGATCGCAAGAAGCCGGTCCGATTTGTCGAGGCGGTGGCCGAGATTGCACGGGCCATGCCCGGACGCCCGGTGCACGGCCTGCTCTTCGGCAGTGTCGATGAGGCCGATCCCACGCAAAAGCAGCTATGCCTGAGCCGAGCCGCCGAGCTTGGGATCACCGAAAACATTCACATGATGGGCTTCCGCCATCCGCTGGCCGGATATATGGCCGCGGTGGATATTTATCTTGTGACCGCCATCAACGAACCGTTCGGTCGCACTCTGATCGAATCGATGCATCTCGGCACGCCCGTCATTGCCACCGCACATGGCGGCAACCCAGAGGCGATCGTCGATGGCAAGAACGGCTTTCTGGTCGAGGCCGAGAATCCGGCCGCTTTTGTCGGGCCGACCCTGCGACTGGCCAGCGACCCCCAGCTATACGACCGCATCGTCCGGACCGCGCGTAACGAAGCGCATCAGAAATACGGTCGAGAACGCCATATTTCGCAGATGACCGAGATCTACGATAAACTCGCGCGTCGTTCAGGCACGTGA
- a CDS encoding methionyl-tRNA formyltransferase, with protein sequence MKTAFIGAVEGSAIALRSLCAAGHAPSLVVTLPLEKSGAHSDFADLGPIAEEYGIDLLRVARSDDPALMQKLRDMTPDLVMIIGWSQLVGADLIALPRIGTLGFHPAPLPKMRGRAVLPWQILTRQTQGGSTLFWIDEGIDDGPIAAQAVFDIDPDRITVRELYDRAVTEMAAMLPGLLDRLAAGERPARPQDHDKASICARRRPEDGEIDWSRSATEIERLVRAVGPPYPGATTQTAKAETVHVTGARLHPRDGYFIGLPGQIQSVDENIVTVMCGDGRCLDLLEWSGPDRLVRHGMLGQTR encoded by the coding sequence ATGAAGACAGCCTTCATCGGCGCGGTCGAAGGCTCGGCGATTGCGTTGCGGTCGCTCTGCGCGGCGGGGCACGCGCCTTCGCTGGTGGTGACCCTGCCGCTGGAAAAATCCGGCGCGCATAGCGATTTCGCGGATCTGGGCCCCATTGCCGAAGAATACGGCATCGATCTGCTTCGCGTTGCGCGAAGCGATGATCCGGCGCTGATGCAGAAGCTTCGGGATATGACGCCCGATCTGGTGATGATCATTGGATGGTCGCAGCTTGTCGGCGCCGATCTGATCGCTCTACCGCGGATTGGGACGCTTGGCTTTCATCCCGCGCCGCTGCCGAAAATGCGGGGGCGGGCGGTGCTGCCATGGCAGATCCTGACGCGGCAGACGCAGGGCGGGTCGACTCTTTTCTGGATCGATGAGGGGATCGACGACGGTCCGATCGCGGCGCAAGCGGTGTTTGACATCGATCCGGACAGGATAACCGTCCGCGAGCTGTATGATCGGGCGGTGACCGAGATGGCAGCGATGCTGCCCGGTTTGCTCGACAGGCTCGCGGCGGGGGAGCGTCCTGCAAGGCCGCAGGATCATGACAAGGCCAGCATTTGCGCGCGCCGGCGTCCCGAGGATGGTGAGATCGACTGGTCTCGCTCCGCGACAGAGATCGAGAGGCTGGTTCGCGCCGTCGGACCACCCTATCCCGGCGCCACCACCCAAACGGCGAAGGCCGAGACCGTCCATGTCACCGGGGCGCGGCTTCACCCACGCGACGGTTATTTCATCGGTCTGCCCGGTCAGATCCAATCTGTCGACGAAAACATTGTAACGGTCATGTGCGGCGACGGGCGCTGCCTCGACCTTCTGGAATGGAGCGGTCCTGACAGGCTGGTCCGCCATGGGATGCTGGGACAGACAAGATGA